In one Nocardia tengchongensis genomic region, the following are encoded:
- a CDS encoding DEAD/DEAH box helicase, producing the protein MVAPTGSGKTLSAFLWAIDRLATREPAEGPRKTSALYISPLKALAVDVERNLRAPLVGITQTAKRLGVAAPEIRVGVRSGDTSAADRRGMQRTPPDILITTPESLFLMLTSAARETLSAVHTVIVDEVHAIAGSKRGAHLALSLARLDRLRGPEVEAPAQRIGLSATVRPPEEVGRFLVGSAPITIVSPPAPKTFDLSVRVPVADMTEPDAGAEDSGQPGSIWPHVDEAIVDLVLEHRSSIVFANSRRLSERLTARLNEAYAARIGESVDTEHAPPAQLGASTEVIHGATTLLARAHHGSVSKEQRAIIEDDLKSGRLRCVVATSSLELGIDMGAVDLVVQVEAPPSVASGLQRVGRAGHQVGEISKGVIFPKHRTDVIHCAVASQRMVAGQIEQLQIPAHPLDILAQQTVAACALEPIDADAWFETVRATGSYAALPRSAYESVLDLLAGRYPSDEFAELRPRIVWDRDAGTLTGRPGAQRLAVTSGGAIPDRGLFPVFMVGEKASRVGELDEEMVYESRVGDVFALGATSWRIEEITFDRVLVTPAFGLPGRLPFWHGDSLGRPAELGAALGEFVRLAGQAVEQHRAPGRSTVANGKAAGREPVELGSAVAEFAASHAPEAKTRKTSKAGTAGVGRKSAPESELERVSRAAGLDANATGNLVSLLAEQREATGQLPTDKTLVVERFRDELGDWRVVLHSPYGLPVHAPWALAVGARLRERFGVDAAPTPSDDGIVVRLPDTTDDPPGAELFVFETEEIDDLVTEQVGGSALFASRFRECAARALLLPRRDPGKRAPLWQQRQRAAQLLDVARKFPDFPILLETVRECLQDVYDLPSLRDLLGRVARRQIRLVEVETAAPSPFANSLLFDYIGQFMYEGDSPLAERRAAALSLDSSLLAELLGRVELRELLDAAVLEQTERELQRLTPERHARDMEGLADLLRLLGPLTAAEAAERCVDDPQGWFAELVKSRRALEVSFAGSRWWVAIEDAARLRDALGVPLPIGVPAAFIEPVADPLGDLIGRFARTHGPFTLAQAAHRFGLGPAVAATALHRLALEKRVVEGEFTPGAAGTEWCDSEVLRRLRRRSLAAARKEVEPVATAALGRFLPSWQHVGTGELRGVDGVAAVVEQLAGVPIPASAWESLILPLRVRDYSPAMLDELMATGEVIWSGHGAITAKDGWIALHPAEQAALTLPPPDDIDLTNRHIDLLTALGATVIGGTTESGSNAESDGEGSEPTRIALPQGEYQVVVGNTGGAYFFRQLLDSVGSGVVAGTGGGGDEAAVTAALWDLVWAGHIGGDTFAPVRALLAGTARTTTAHRTPRRAPRGRMYLPRSGMPARTAAPQVAGRWSLLPERVADNTVRAHATADVLLERYGVLTRGSVQSEGVPGGFALMYRVLTEFEDRGRCRRGYFVDSLGGAQFSTTDVVDRLRSFDTERTRGAGDGFSHEPVGKAVVLASCDPANPYGAALPWPKAAAEGAGHRPGRKAGALVVLVEGDLALYLERGGKTLLTFTEDPAVRTAAAAALAGLVHDRRVDSLVIDRVNGESVHGNTFAGFLAEAGFAATPKGFRLRSRP; encoded by the coding sequence GTGGTCGCGCCCACCGGATCGGGCAAGACGCTCTCGGCGTTCCTGTGGGCCATCGACCGGCTCGCCACCCGGGAGCCCGCCGAGGGGCCGCGCAAGACCTCTGCCCTCTATATCTCACCGTTGAAGGCGCTGGCCGTGGACGTGGAGCGGAATCTGCGCGCGCCGCTGGTGGGGATCACGCAGACGGCCAAACGGCTGGGGGTGGCCGCGCCCGAGATCCGGGTGGGGGTGCGCTCGGGGGACACCAGCGCCGCGGATCGGCGCGGCATGCAGCGCACGCCGCCCGACATTCTGATCACCACGCCGGAATCGCTGTTCCTCATGCTCACCTCGGCGGCGCGGGAAACGCTGAGCGCGGTGCACACGGTCATCGTGGACGAGGTGCACGCCATCGCGGGCTCCAAACGCGGTGCGCACCTGGCGCTTTCACTGGCGCGACTCGATCGGCTGCGCGGCCCGGAAGTCGAAGCCCCCGCGCAACGGATCGGCCTGTCCGCGACGGTGCGGCCGCCCGAGGAGGTGGGGCGGTTCCTGGTGGGGAGCGCGCCCATCACCATCGTCTCCCCGCCCGCACCCAAGACCTTCGACCTGTCGGTGCGGGTGCCGGTCGCCGATATGACCGAACCCGATGCGGGAGCCGAGGATTCGGGTCAGCCCGGCTCCATCTGGCCGCATGTGGACGAGGCGATCGTGGACCTGGTGCTCGAGCATCGGTCGTCCATCGTGTTCGCGAATTCGCGGCGGCTCTCCGAACGGCTCACCGCGCGATTGAACGAGGCGTACGCCGCGCGCATCGGGGAATCCGTGGACACCGAGCACGCGCCGCCCGCGCAGCTGGGCGCGTCCACCGAGGTGATCCACGGCGCGACGACGCTGCTCGCGCGCGCCCACCACGGGTCGGTGAGCAAGGAGCAGCGGGCGATCATCGAGGATGACCTCAAGAGTGGGCGGCTGCGCTGCGTGGTCGCCACCAGCAGTCTCGAACTGGGCATCGACATGGGCGCGGTGGATCTGGTGGTGCAGGTGGAGGCGCCACCGTCGGTGGCGTCCGGGCTGCAGCGGGTGGGCCGCGCCGGGCACCAGGTGGGTGAGATCTCGAAGGGTGTCATCTTCCCCAAGCACCGCACCGACGTCATCCACTGCGCGGTGGCGTCGCAGCGCATGGTGGCCGGGCAGATCGAGCAACTCCAGATCCCCGCGCACCCCCTCGACATCCTGGCCCAGCAGACCGTGGCGGCCTGCGCGCTCGAACCGATCGACGCGGACGCCTGGTTCGAGACCGTGCGCGCCACCGGAAGCTATGCGGCACTCCCCCGTTCGGCCTACGAATCGGTGCTGGACCTGCTGGCGGGCCGCTACCCCTCCGACGAATTCGCCGAACTGCGGCCGCGCATCGTCTGGGACCGCGACGCGGGGACGCTCACCGGACGGCCCGGTGCGCAACGGCTGGCCGTGACATCGGGTGGCGCGATCCCGGACCGTGGTCTCTTCCCCGTATTCATGGTCGGCGAGAAGGCTTCCCGCGTAGGTGAACTCGACGAGGAGATGGTCTACGAGTCCCGTGTCGGCGATGTCTTCGCCCTCGGCGCGACGAGCTGGCGGATCGAGGAGATCACCTTCGATCGGGTGCTGGTGACCCCCGCGTTCGGGCTTCCCGGCCGGCTGCCCTTCTGGCACGGCGATTCCCTGGGCCGCCCCGCCGAATTGGGTGCGGCACTGGGTGAATTCGTGCGCCTCGCCGGGCAGGCGGTCGAGCAACATCGCGCGCCCGGCCGGAGCACGGTGGCGAACGGGAAGGCCGCGGGTCGTGAACCGGTCGAATTAGGCAGCGCTGTCGCAGAATTCGCGGCGAGCCACGCTCCCGAGGCCAAGACGCGTAAGACTTCGAAAGCCGGTACCGCTGGGGTCGGTCGAAAGTCCGCGCCGGAGTCCGAACTCGAGCGGGTGTCGCGGGCGGCGGGGCTGGATGCGAACGCGACCGGGAACCTGGTGTCGCTGCTGGCCGAGCAGCGGGAGGCGACCGGGCAGCTGCCGACCGACAAGACGCTGGTGGTGGAACGGTTCCGGGACGAGCTGGGCGACTGGCGGGTGGTGTTGCACTCGCCGTACGGGCTGCCCGTGCACGCGCCGTGGGCGCTGGCGGTGGGGGCGCGGCTGCGGGAGCGGTTCGGGGTGGACGCCGCGCCCACGCCGTCCGACGACGGGATCGTGGTGCGACTGCCGGACACCACCGACGATCCGCCCGGGGCGGAGCTTTTCGTGTTCGAGACCGAGGAGATCGACGACCTGGTGACCGAACAGGTCGGCGGCTCGGCGCTTTTCGCGTCGCGGTTCCGCGAGTGCGCGGCCCGGGCCTTGCTGCTGCCCCGCCGGGACCCCGGCAAGCGGGCGCCGCTGTGGCAGCAGCGTCAACGCGCCGCGCAGCTGCTGGATGTGGCCCGCAAGTTCCCCGATTTCCCGATCCTCCTCGAGACCGTCCGCGAGTGCCTGCAGGACGTGTACGACCTGCCGTCGCTGCGTGACCTGCTGGGCCGGGTGGCACGCCGGCAGATCCGCCTGGTCGAGGTGGAGACCGCCGCCCCGTCCCCCTTCGCGAATTCGCTGCTGTTCGACTACATCGGCCAGTTCATGTACGAGGGCGACAGTCCGCTCGCCGAACGCCGCGCGGCCGCGCTGTCCCTGGACTCCAGCCTGCTCGCGGAACTGCTGGGCCGCGTCGAACTGCGAGAGCTCCTGGACGCCGCGGTCCTCGAGCAGACCGAACGCGAGCTGCAGCGCCTCACCCCCGAACGCCACGCCCGCGATATGGAGGGGCTGGCCGATCTGCTGCGCTTGCTCGGGCCGCTGACCGCCGCGGAGGCCGCCGAGCGGTGCGTGGACGATCCGCAGGGGTGGTTCGCCGAGCTGGTGAAATCCCGCCGGGCACTGGAGGTTTCCTTCGCCGGTTCGCGGTGGTGGGTCGCCATCGAGGACGCCGCACGGCTGCGGGACGCGCTCGGGGTGCCGCTGCCCATCGGCGTCCCAGCCGCCTTCATCGAGCCGGTGGCCGACCCGCTCGGCGACCTGATCGGCCGCTTCGCCCGCACCCACGGCCCCTTCACCCTGGCCCAGGCCGCCCACCGTTTCGGTCTCGGCCCGGCCGTGGCCGCCACCGCCCTGCACCGCCTCGCCCTCGAAAAGCGAGTGGTGGAAGGCGAATTCACGCCCGGCGCCGCAGGAACGGAATGGTGCGACAGCGAAGTGCTCCGCCGCCTCCGCCGCCGTTCCCTGGCCGCGGCCCGCAAGGAGGTGGAGCCGGTGGCCACCGCCGCCCTCGGCCGCTTCCTCCCGTCCTGGCAGCATGTCGGCACCGGCGAACTCCGCGGCGTCGACGGCGTAGCGGCCGTGGTGGAACAGCTTGCGGGCGTCCCCATCCCCGCCTCGGCGTGGGAATCCCTGATCCTCCCGCTGCGCGTGCGCGACTACTCCCCCGCCATGCTCGACGAACTCATGGCCACCGGCGAGGTGATCTGGTCCGGCCACGGCGCCATCACCGCCAAGGACGGCTGGATCGCCCTCCACCCCGCCGAACAAGCCGCCCTCACCCTCCCCCCGCCCGACGACATCGACCTGACCAACCGCCACATCGACCTCCTGACCGCCTTGGGCGCGACGGTGATCGGCGGCACCACGGAGTCCGGTAGCAACGCGGAGTCGGATGGCGAGGGCTCGGAGCCCACTCGCATTGCGCTGCCTCAGGGCGAGTACCAAGTCGTTGTGGGTAACACAGGGGGTGCCTACTTCTTCCGGCAATTGCTGGACAGCGTCGGCTCGGGCGTTGTGGCCGGTACTGGCGGCGGTGGAGACGAGGCCGCGGTGACTGCCGCGCTGTGGGATCTGGTGTGGGCCGGGCACATCGGGGGTGACACGTTCGCGCCGGTGCGGGCGTTGCTGGCGGGGACAGCGCGCACCACGACGGCGCATCGGACTCCGCGGCGGGCTCCGCGCGGGCGGATGTACCTGCCGCGCAGTGGGATGCCGGCGCGCACGGCCGCGCCGCAGGTAGCGGGCCGGTGGTCGCTGCTGCCGGAGCGAGTGGCCGACAATACCGTTCGCGCGCATGCCACCGCGGATGTGTTGTTGGAGCGGTACGGGGTGCTGACTCGGGGGTCGGTGCAGAGTGAGGGGGTGCCGGGCGGGTTCGCGCTGATGTACCGGGTGCTGACGGAGTTCGAGGATCGCGGGCGTTGCCGGCGCGGGTATTTCGTGGATTCGCTGGGTGGCGCGCAGTTCTCGACGACCGATGTGGTGGATCGGCTGCGGTCGTTCGACACGGAACGCACTCGCGGGGCGGGTGACGGTTTCTCGCACGAGCCGGTGGGCAAGGCCGTGGTGCTGGCGTCCTGCGATCCGGCGAATCCGTATGGTGCGGCGCTGCCCTGGCCGAAAGCCGCAGCAGAGGGCGCGGGGCATCGGCCCGGCCGTAAAGCGGGCGCGTTGGTGGTGCTCGTGGAGGGCGACCTGGCGCTGTATCTGGAGCGTGGCGGCAAGACGCTGCTCACGTTCACCGAGGATCCGGCCGTGCGGACGGCGGCCGCGGCCGCCCTGGCCGGGCTGGTCCACGACCGCCGGGTCGACTCGCTGGTCATCGACCGGGTGAACGGGGAGTCCGTGCACGGCAACACCTTCGCGGGCTTCCTGGCCGAGGCCGGTTTCGCGGCCACGCCCAAGGGCTTCCGACTACGGAGCCGCCCGTGA